One Nostoc punctiforme PCC 73102 DNA window includes the following coding sequences:
- a CDS encoding HEAT repeat domain-containing protein, which produces MIAAIRQKIRSAYADNPHLALCHWFHEFDNYVDSDNFAVCEGLLSEICKEAYPPLAAKEQAYVDSREGVLWLKKGIEHHKQSRFEEAQNYYQKSLKIQQRVQCRDAQTNVKVFQSVLAEDCLNGTPSYLKLDSFAQELHVLGGSESLLCDRLSTSTTPEERSQILFAAVQARLTKPLVQAFRSPDEQTRMMGIAGLGRFKQINETQVLLEGLYDSNWFVRWRAAEALAHQIVICSACNSENPIGIKSCQACPADINLPEVTTDLFIQKLCAVLDRETSPDVRRVLVMLLGQTNNTGVTLTLLAALDDSDADVRIAVIEALGKIGVPSGTIEKLRNVSDGKSLLGGSIKETLEKIIGTIADQSLRSETAIATYIVSQDGDGDYGTISKAIASVPPGSRILVQPGLYN; this is translated from the coding sequence ATGATAGCGGCAATTCGGCAAAAAATTCGTAGTGCTTACGCGGATAATCCACACTTAGCACTATGTCACTGGTTTCATGAGTTCGACAATTATGTGGATAGTGACAACTTTGCAGTGTGTGAAGGATTACTTAGCGAAATCTGCAAGGAAGCTTATCCTCCACTTGCTGCAAAAGAACAAGCTTATGTAGATAGTCGTGAAGGTGTCCTGTGGCTAAAAAAAGGCATTGAGCATCATAAACAGAGTCGCTTTGAAGAAGCGCAAAATTACTACCAAAAGAGTCTAAAAATTCAGCAGCGTGTCCAATGCAGAGATGCTCAAACTAATGTGAAGGTATTTCAAAGTGTGTTGGCAGAGGATTGTCTGAATGGCACACCATCGTACCTAAAATTAGACAGTTTTGCTCAAGAGTTGCATGTGCTAGGAGGTAGTGAATCGCTGTTGTGCGATCGCCTCAGCACATCTACCACACCAGAGGAGCGTTCTCAAATCCTGTTTGCAGCCGTGCAAGCTCGTCTGACTAAGCCACTTGTACAAGCCTTTAGATCGCCAGACGAGCAGACGCGGATGATGGGTATAGCAGGATTAGGACGTTTTAAACAAATCAATGAGACGCAAGTTCTTCTAGAAGGTTTGTACGACTCTAACTGGTTTGTGCGTTGGCGAGCTGCTGAAGCACTGGCACACCAAATAGTTATCTGTTCAGCCTGTAATAGTGAAAACCCAATTGGGATAAAGTCTTGTCAAGCCTGTCCAGCAGATATCAACTTACCTGAAGTTACTACAGACTTATTTATTCAAAAATTATGTGCAGTGCTAGATCGAGAAACATCTCCAGATGTCCGCCGGGTACTGGTGATGCTGTTGGGACAAACAAACAACACTGGTGTAACTCTAACATTGCTAGCAGCACTCGACGATTCCGATGCAGATGTAAGGATTGCTGTGATTGAAGCATTGGGAAAAATTGGTGTTCCCTCTGGTACAATCGAGAAGCTTCGGAATGTAAGTGATGGCAAAAGCTTATTAGGCGGTAGCATCAAGGAGACGTTGGAAAAAATTATCGGCACGATCGCAGACCAGTCACTTCGTTCCGAAACGGCGATAGCCACGTACATCGTTTCTCAAGATGGAGATGGCGATTATGGCACCATTAGTAAGGCGATCGCCAGTGTGCCACCAGGCAGCCGTATCCTTGTGCAGCCTGGTTTATACAACTAA
- a CDS encoding S1C family serine protease, producing MSSLVALSNSLADTVEQAGSAVVAVNGGTRVSPSGIHWRNGIIVTSDESLQRYDDITITLSNGSTVPVTLVGHDSSTDIAVFKLENVEIPVAKIGDAKTLKVGHLVLGLSRGSEGDLRAAMGAVSVVSGAWRSMNGGNIDQFIRPDITLYSGFAGGPLVDAAGFVVGMNTSGRRGTALTIPTATVDRVVDQLVAKGRISKGYLGVGMQPVRLPKNLKTALNLTSATGVIVVNVESSGPADNAGVLLGDILVTFDGVTVGDTGDVLALLNSSDRIGKTVNLQVIRGGVLIELAIAVGERPTKEE from the coding sequence ATGTCTTCATTAGTGGCTTTGTCCAACAGTTTAGCTGACACCGTAGAACAAGCTGGAAGTGCTGTGGTTGCTGTGAATGGGGGTACTCGTGTTTCCCCAAGTGGTATTCACTGGCGTAATGGCATCATTGTTACCTCTGATGAGTCTCTCCAGCGCTATGACGACATCACCATTACTCTATCAAATGGTAGCACTGTACCAGTAACACTTGTTGGTCATGACTCTAGCACCGATATAGCTGTTTTTAAACTAGAAAATGTAGAAATACCTGTGGCAAAAATTGGCGATGCCAAAACGCTCAAAGTTGGTCATCTGGTGTTGGGACTATCAAGAGGTAGCGAAGGTGACTTAAGGGCAGCGATGGGTGCGGTAAGTGTAGTTAGCGGTGCTTGGCGCAGTATGAATGGCGGGAATATTGACCAATTCATCCGCCCAGACATCACCCTTTACTCTGGTTTTGCTGGTGGGCCGCTCGTAGATGCTGCTGGTTTTGTGGTAGGTATGAATACATCGGGGCGGCGTGGTACTGCTCTGACTATTCCCACTGCTACAGTCGATCGTGTGGTTGACCAATTGGTAGCAAAAGGACGCATTTCAAAAGGCTACTTGGGTGTGGGAATGCAACCTGTACGCTTACCAAAAAACCTAAAAACAGCCCTCAATTTAACTTCTGCAACTGGGGTAATTGTCGTTAATGTTGAGTCTTCTGGGCCTGCTGATAATGCAGGCGTGTTGCTTGGCGATATTTTGGTAACGTTTGATGGCGTAACTGTAGGCGATACAGGTGATGTGTTGGCGCTGCTCAATAGTAGCGATCGCATTGGTAAAACCGTCAACCTGCAAGTTATCCGGGGTGGAGTGTTAATTGAGTTAGCGATCGCAGTTGGCGAACGACCTACTAAGGAGGAATAA
- a CDS encoding TenA family protein, whose product MALSNELWAANQDLAQACLEHPFVQGIGNGILESVKFAYYVGQDAFFLEAFARAYSIAAAKAPDWLGFTTFHNLASGVLEELRLHSSYASQWGVNLDSVEAGYATRRYTDFLLATAWSGDVGLTAAAMSPCMRLYGFLGEQLALHGIPNHQYADWIRTYSSTDFQSLAKQLESLVENYATNNAVVNSTYRYAMFCEHEFFQAAWIDGNK is encoded by the coding sequence ATGGCTTTATCTAATGAATTATGGGCAGCAAATCAAGACTTAGCCCAAGCTTGCCTAGAGCATCCTTTCGTTCAAGGCATTGGCAATGGTATTCTTGAGTCGGTAAAATTTGCTTACTACGTGGGGCAAGATGCTTTTTTCTTAGAAGCTTTTGCGCGGGCGTACAGTATCGCCGCAGCTAAAGCACCAGACTGGTTAGGTTTTACCACATTTCATAACTTAGCGAGTGGAGTTTTAGAAGAACTACGGCTGCATAGTAGCTATGCTTCCCAGTGGGGAGTGAATTTAGATTCTGTGGAAGCTGGCTATGCCACCCGCCGCTATACTGATTTTTTGTTAGCAACTGCTTGGAGTGGAGATGTGGGTTTAACTGCTGCGGCGATGTCTCCTTGTATGCGTTTGTATGGCTTCTTGGGAGAACAGTTGGCTCTTCATGGTATTCCTAATCATCAATATGCAGACTGGATTCGTACTTACAGCAGCACAGACTTTCAATCACTAGCAAAACAATTAGAAAGTTTAGTTGAGAATTATGCCACTAACAATGCTGTAGTGAATTCAACCTACCGTTATGCGATGTTTTGTGAGCATGAATTTTTTCAAGCTGCGTGGATTGATGGTAATAAATAA
- a CDS encoding S1C family serine protease: MANTTLTNIAAELTEVAAKLRLRTVKVKSGSLGIGSGVIWQTDGLIITNAHVATSNRATVELADGRVFDAVRTQFDPQQDLAALKIVATDLTAATIGNSEALRVGELILAVGNPFADSGAVTTGIIYANNSRAVMADLQLYPGNSGGPLADCQGRVVGINTMIVNGLAVAVPSNTVERFLQGNSRPQLGVTLQPVLLGRRSLGLLVLSILPGSVAETSGVQIGDILIGVSGRLFTTVNDLTKYLYDSKGSVPLQLLRGGQQLVIYVAVQSGKTAVEAT, from the coding sequence ATGGCAAACACAACATTAACTAATATTGCTGCTGAATTGACAGAGGTAGCTGCTAAACTACGCCTACGCACTGTTAAAGTGAAAAGTGGCTCTCTAGGAATCGGTTCCGGTGTAATTTGGCAAACTGACGGACTAATTATCACTAATGCCCATGTCGCAACCAGCAACCGTGCAACTGTGGAATTGGCAGATGGAAGAGTATTTGATGCGGTGCGTACACAGTTTGATCCACAGCAGGATTTAGCAGCCCTGAAAATTGTCGCCACTGATTTAACTGCTGCAACTATTGGCAATTCTGAGGCACTACGAGTAGGTGAATTAATCTTGGCGGTGGGTAATCCCTTTGCTGACAGTGGTGCTGTGACAACTGGAATTATCTATGCAAATAATTCGCGGGCTGTTATGGCTGATTTGCAACTATATCCTGGAAACTCTGGAGGACCACTTGCCGATTGTCAAGGCCGAGTCGTGGGAATTAACACCATGATTGTTAATGGTTTGGCTGTAGCAGTTCCCAGCAACACCGTTGAGCGTTTTTTACAGGGAAATAGTCGTCCGCAACTAGGAGTCACGCTGCAACCTGTGCTTTTAGGTAGGCGTAGCTTGGGTTTATTGGTGTTGTCAATTTTACCTGGTAGTGTTGCGGAAACTTCTGGTGTGCAAATCGGCGATATTTTAATTGGAGTTTCGGGGCGATTATTCACTACCGTGAATGATTTAACTAAATATCTCTATGACAGTAAAGGATCTGTGCCGCTACAACTCCTACGCGGCGGGCAGCAATTAGTGATTTATGTTGCAGTGCAGTCTGGAAAAACTGCTGTGGAGGCAACGTGA
- a CDS encoding response regulator transcription factor has protein sequence MIRVMVVATSPVVRAGLSAVVTTNPRLTVVGSASDLDELAREVGQLQPDVVLIDLSANLQQSVWEKLLLIQEQQYPLGTIAIIEELDSIDLETALRSGIRGILPSTSTELEIVAAVEAIAFGLVVLHPDAIELLSIREKVVANPVQTLTPREIEVLGMLGSGLGNKAMAKRLQISEHTVKFHLSSIFQKLSVSSRTEAVAVGVRLGLIML, from the coding sequence GTGATTCGAGTAATGGTAGTTGCCACTTCCCCTGTTGTGCGGGCAGGGTTATCAGCTGTGGTGACTACCAATCCTCGGCTGACGGTTGTGGGGAGTGCATCCGATTTGGATGAATTGGCAAGGGAAGTTGGGCAATTACAACCAGATGTGGTGCTGATAGATTTGAGCGCTAACCTTCAACAATCGGTGTGGGAAAAATTACTGCTTATTCAAGAACAGCAATACCCATTAGGAACGATCGCCATTATTGAGGAACTCGATAGCATCGACTTAGAGACGGCATTACGTTCTGGTATCCGGGGGATATTGCCCAGTACTAGCACAGAGTTAGAAATTGTCGCGGCTGTGGAGGCGATCGCTTTTGGTTTAGTGGTGCTGCACCCGGATGCTATAGAATTACTGTCTATTCGAGAAAAAGTGGTGGCAAATCCTGTACAAACATTGACACCACGCGAGATAGAAGTTTTAGGTATGCTTGGTTCTGGGTTGGGGAATAAAGCGATGGCTAAACGTTTGCAGATTTCTGAGCATACCGTCAAATTTCATCTCTCATCTATTTTTCAAAAACTCAGTGTCTCCAGCCGTA
- a CDS encoding type 2 lanthipeptide synthetase LanM family protein: MKNLAITQQLVPSQQITPHDLAIIVANASFLGERLQTEQFVMDGDRIHEQEINHRIDRWGQVVAQGSWDMLHKRLQWDGLELDSIRPRLGSVRLAKQLLPDWAETLGQIIQTAKEFIPVREAFLPIESQNSIPFEDLLLPAIQVAREQLLSRLGFVQLTHDSLPLSIFTEAAYRSLERSLLQQLARLCSKTLDLEFSQVRSFGRNLLNLLELKTKSGNNTQYTKFVNQLLQDGLLTFFQKYPVLGRLVATTVNFWVESTGEFIERLAHDTKDIQQIFGSTSAKDKVAAVQTSLSDPHKRGRGVILLTFESGLKLVYKPKDLKLEAAFNNFLTWCNHHSQLLDFKAIQVINRDDYGWVEYVEHQPCVDEAAAARFYQRAGMLLCVIYVLRGTDCHYENLIASGEHLVLLDMETLLHHEAKAIENSPDAQEWETIAMQQFWNSVLRTGFLPRWDLSSDRTVAYDISGLGSTALQQSPRKVPRWQLINTDDMYLRYESVTLPIEKNVPRIGDTVLSPHDYQAQIVAGFEQMYRFLMAHKQVLLAPNSPLGVMQKQQVRFIFRHTRLYGTILQKVLTPDYLKCGVDYSIELEQLSRAFLVAQEKPNAWPIFNAEVQAMEQLDIPYFSASAASDELCVGEHLSIPGYFKQPSYQQTLAQLLAMDETDLARQVAIIQGSFYAQLAQTSTGEHEKWQAESLPLLTTEQLIAEAQAIATQLETRAIMDFDGSINWIGLVSVPEAERFRLQVLDHSFYEGRCGIALFFAALAQITDDPRSYELALKSLQPLRQQIQTLDLESRQRMASFAGIGGATGLGSMIYALVKISQFLGDETLLQDAQALASWITSELIAGDKKLDIIGGSAGAILGLLSLYQATGNENILLKAIACGQHLLAYRYSETGATRAWQTLGKIPLAGFSHGAAGIAYALLRLYTVTQDQSYLAAAQEGIEYERTVFSESRGNWPVSHKAERTGGKVTFPSQWCHGAAGIGLARLGSLEILNTAEIQQEIEIALRTTENFGLEAIDHLCCGNMGRVEVLLVGAQRCDRSDWHQIALQNATNVVARANRTGAYQLFANLPSSVFNPGLFQGTAGIGYELLRLANNDLPCVLLWE; this comes from the coding sequence ATGAAGAATTTAGCCATAACCCAACAGCTTGTTCCATCTCAGCAGATTACACCACACGACCTAGCAATTATCGTTGCCAATGCCAGCTTTCTTGGGGAACGCCTCCAGACAGAACAATTTGTCATGGATGGCGATCGCATCCATGAACAGGAAATTAACCATAGGATTGATCGCTGGGGTCAAGTTGTGGCACAAGGCAGTTGGGATATGTTGCATAAACGCTTACAGTGGGATGGGTTAGAGCTTGATAGCATTCGTCCCCGATTAGGAAGTGTGCGGCTTGCCAAGCAATTATTGCCAGACTGGGCAGAAACTTTGGGGCAAATCATCCAAACTGCTAAAGAATTTATCCCAGTAAGAGAAGCATTTTTACCAATCGAATCACAAAATTCTATCCCTTTTGAAGACCTTCTGTTACCAGCTATTCAGGTTGCTAGAGAGCAATTATTGTCTCGCCTAGGTTTTGTGCAACTTACACACGACTCTCTTCCGTTATCGATTTTTACAGAAGCAGCTTACCGCTCTTTGGAACGCAGTTTGCTACAACAATTAGCAAGACTTTGTAGTAAGACACTGGATTTGGAATTTTCCCAGGTACGCTCGTTTGGTAGGAACTTGCTTAATTTGTTGGAACTGAAAACAAAGAGCGGCAATAATACACAGTACACAAAATTTGTCAATCAACTCCTGCAAGATGGATTGCTGACATTCTTTCAAAAGTATCCCGTCCTTGGTCGGTTAGTGGCAACGACGGTAAATTTTTGGGTAGAGTCCACTGGCGAATTTATCGAACGCCTAGCTCACGACACAAAAGACATTCAACAAATTTTTGGCTCAACATCAGCTAAAGACAAAGTTGCTGCTGTTCAAACCTCTCTTTCCGATCCTCACAAGCGAGGACGAGGCGTTATTTTACTTACCTTTGAGTCTGGGTTAAAACTTGTCTACAAACCCAAAGATTTAAAACTAGAAGCAGCTTTTAACAACTTTTTGACTTGGTGCAATCACCACAGCCAATTATTAGATTTCAAAGCGATCCAAGTTATTAACCGAGATGATTACGGTTGGGTAGAATATGTCGAGCATCAGCCCTGTGTTGATGAAGCCGCCGCCGCCAGGTTTTATCAACGAGCTGGAATGTTGTTGTGTGTGATTTATGTTTTACGGGGAACAGACTGTCACTACGAAAACTTAATTGCCAGTGGTGAACATCTGGTGTTACTTGACATGGAAACTTTGTTACACCATGAAGCTAAGGCGATCGAAAATTCACCCGATGCTCAAGAGTGGGAAACAATTGCGATGCAGCAGTTTTGGAACTCCGTACTCCGCACAGGATTTTTGCCACGTTGGGACTTGAGTAGCGATCGCACTGTTGCTTACGATATTAGTGGCTTAGGTAGTACAGCTCTCCAGCAGTCACCCCGGAAAGTTCCTCGTTGGCAGCTAATTAATACCGATGATATGTACTTGCGCTATGAGTCTGTCACTTTACCTATAGAGAAGAATGTCCCACGCATAGGTGATACCGTCTTATCTCCCCATGATTATCAGGCGCAAATTGTTGCCGGGTTCGAGCAGATGTATCGCTTCTTGATGGCGCACAAGCAAGTTTTACTAGCGCCCAATAGTCCACTAGGAGTTATGCAGAAGCAGCAAGTACGTTTTATCTTCCGCCACACTCGGCTCTACGGGACAATTTTGCAAAAAGTATTAACACCGGATTATCTGAAGTGTGGCGTTGACTACAGTATTGAACTAGAGCAACTCAGTCGTGCATTTTTGGTGGCTCAAGAAAAACCGAATGCCTGGCCTATATTCAATGCAGAAGTGCAAGCGATGGAACAATTGGATATTCCTTACTTTAGTGCTAGTGCTGCTAGTGATGAGTTGTGTGTAGGAGAGCATCTCTCAATTCCTGGGTATTTCAAACAACCTAGTTATCAACAAACTCTCGCTCAATTGCTGGCTATGGATGAAACAGACTTGGCTCGACAAGTAGCAATCATTCAAGGTTCCTTTTATGCCCAGTTAGCGCAAACCTCAACTGGAGAACATGAGAAATGGCAAGCCGAGTCACTACCATTACTCACCACAGAACAACTGATTGCAGAAGCACAAGCGATCGCTACTCAACTAGAAACCAGAGCTATTATGGATTTTGATGGTAGCATCAACTGGATTGGCTTAGTCTCGGTGCCAGAAGCAGAGCGATTTCGGTTGCAAGTGTTGGACCACAGTTTTTATGAAGGACGTTGTGGGATTGCTCTGTTTTTTGCAGCACTTGCTCAAATAACTGACGATCCACGCTCATACGAGTTGGCATTAAAAAGTTTACAACCCTTGCGTCAGCAAATCCAAACCCTTGATTTAGAATCTCGGCAACGAATGGCTAGCTTTGCAGGAATCGGTGGTGCAACTGGCTTGGGTTCGATGATCTATGCCTTAGTGAAAATTAGTCAATTTCTGGGTGATGAAACACTATTACAAGATGCCCAAGCATTAGCCAGTTGGATAACATCAGAACTGATTGCTGGGGATAAAAAATTGGATATCATTGGCGGATCTGCTGGAGCAATTTTAGGGTTATTGTCCCTTTATCAAGCCACAGGTAACGAAAATATTTTACTGAAGGCGATCGCCTGCGGACAACATTTACTAGCTTATCGCTACAGTGAGACAGGTGCAACCAGAGCATGGCAAACCCTTGGTAAAATCCCCTTGGCAGGTTTTTCTCACGGAGCCGCAGGAATTGCCTATGCACTGCTGCGACTCTACACAGTTACCCAAGATCAATCTTATTTGGCAGCTGCTCAAGAAGGTATTGAGTATGAACGCACTGTCTTTTCTGAGTCTAGGGGCAACTGGCCAGTTTCTCACAAAGCAGAACGAACAGGAGGAAAAGTTACCTTTCCTAGCCAGTGGTGTCATGGTGCAGCCGGGATTGGCTTGGCGCGGTTGGGTAGTTTGGAGATTTTGAACACAGCAGAAATTCAGCAAGAAATTGAAATTGCATTGCGAACCACTGAGAACTTTGGCTTAGAAGCCATCGATCATCTTTGCTGTGGCAATATGGGTAGAGTTGAGGTATTGTTAGTGGGCGCTCAACGTTGCGATCGCTCCGATTGGCATCAAATTGCTCTCCAAAATGCGACGAATGTCGTAGCTAGAGCCAACCGAACTGGAGCTTATCAACTATTTGCTAACTTGCCAAGTTCCGTATTTAACCCTGGTTTATTCCAAGGAACTGCTGGCATTGGCTACGAGCTGTTACGTTTAGCAAACAATGACTTACCCTGTGTATTGTTGTGGGAGTAA